The DNA sequence GGACGAGCATTCACGCAAACCAGTGGGCGATCCATCGAGATGCCGCTCTCTATCCAGATGCAGAGAATTTCCGCCCCGAGCGCTGGCTGGAGCCTTGTTGGCCAACCTACCGCGAGCCTTTGACTCAGTTTCCGAATCTCCAAAACTTCAGCGCTTTTGGATTCGGCAGGCGTATTTGCCCGGGACAAGCCATTGCAGAACGAAGCTTGAATATTGCAGCTGCTCGTGTCGGCTGGGGCTGTACGGTTTCGAAACTAAAAGGCGTCGAGGTCCCGTTGTACGACTATACAACCGGCCTTAATGTGCAGCCTAACAAGTTCCGTTTCAACCTAGAAGCGAGGGGAACTCACGTCTTGAAGGTACTCGGagacaaggccaaagacaGTGGAGGGTCTAACGGTGCATGAAACTGGGCATGATATCCGGTTGACTAGGAGAAACTTGTCGAATCCGAGACAATCGCCCCCCAAGCGCGAGAAACAATCACGTTGACCTATCGACAGAGTGCTAGCTACAATGTGAAGCTTTAAGAAGATGAATGCATCACGTGCGTGCCAAGATTCAGCTGGCGCTTTAGAGTGTACCATCAGCCACTACCGCTGCTAGCAGCTACCATATCCATTTGCCACTGTGGCTGTTGGCCTCTGCCGCCATTCCCTTATTTATGTCTGTTGTTCTTGAATCAAGCATGCTGCATGCCAGCAGTTGGCGCTATAGATGACCGTGGCTGAGGAATCTATAACCTTGTTTGCACTGCCTTGGCCAATTCAAATGGGAATTGCAATTTGTTCAAATCCGATGCCTTTGACAAAGCTGGCGTTATAACTTGGTCTCAGTCATAACCAACGCTCCGTCACATCACATGTTGGAGGCATATGGAATAGACACTCGAACTCAACGCTCAGCCCAACACTCGTCACTTTCAGCAAATCAAGACGCCCTTCTTAGTTCAGAATCAAGAGACAAGCGGtactgcagcagccagattCCAGCAATGACTGCCCCCGTCATCCACAACCGCGGCGGACCCGTCCAGACTGCTCATCCCAGAGTCTTCACCTGCTCACAGCCCATCTGCTCAGACGCCGGCTGCGTGGACAACAGCCTACAGTTTGAATGTATTTCACAAGTCAAACAAGGCTACGACATCTCCTTTTCTCGGCTTGACCATGGAATGTGACGGAGACAAGAGCGGATATCCGTACTTGGCCTGTACTTGCGTCGAGGATTTTGTCAACTGTGACGACAACGGCGCTCTTCACGGCCAGGGCAGTCCCAGCGTCGTCGGCGCAAACGGCTACGCTTCGGCCACGACGGTGATTGGAAGGAAAGCAGGGAGTGCGGTGAAGACACAGGCTGCGCAGAGTCAGCCAAGTTCGAAGAGTGCCGCCAACAAGCTTGGATGGCAGGTCAAGTTTGGGCTTGTCACTTTTATAACGGCCGCGTTGGTCCTTTGAGATTTTCTTAGCAGCACTATATACCCAAGAATCTACCATAATCTGCCCAAAAACTGCTGCATTCAGTATGCCATCATTCATTTCATCTAGAGGAATGTGCTGGTTCAACATTTCACAAGTCAAAGCTCAAAACAAATCAACTTCGATGTTAGATTCATTATCATAGCGGTATGTGATAGTGTGACAGCTGTGCTCATTAGAAAATACAGCACTCATCGCCATGATGACTCCAAGCTGGGCCACAAAGACCGCAGAGTGGAAGCCCCGTGGCCCGATAAACTGCATTACAAAGCCCGGGGCAGTGATACCAACACGATAGTATTATACGGCCGCTAAGAAACGTGATAGCTGAGGCTTGGCCTTTACTCAGCATGGTAGGCCGTCCGGGATAACCAATTCGATGCTCTAAAGTATGCAAAAACTGATGAAAGGTGTAATTTCGGTGGGACTGGTCCATATCAGAGAGGGCCAGACGCAATCTGCTGAATATACCGACAGCAAGACAATACAATGCGTGTGCGGGATTCTACGTGGGTGTATCAGAGGTATTTCACCAATCGCATTGTCTGGTAAGCGAACAAAACATTGACAGGTCTCTATTAGAAGTGAACCATGGCAGTGGACTTCAGAGCCATGTCCGAAAGGTTTTTTATACAGACCGTAATACAGACCACATAAAAGAACAATGCCGGACGTGATTCGTCAGCATAATGGTAAGAACACGACGCACGCACGTGCAAGCAAGTATCAGGCCAATATACATTCTAGAAAACTCCTTTGCCCATCTCAGATCCATGAGATCATTGATATGCCTTGGCAATGTGAATACATGGCAAGTAGAGTGCGGAGTGGGGTGGAGTCAGAGAAGGCAGCAACGTCGCCAAAATTCACCATAAACAGACTAATGATTACGTACCTATAGCGTTGGGGGGGCAGGAGCTACGTTGGGATCGTATATATCCTGCCTCCTGAAATAAGGACGACTGGCATATGGCCTTGGCTGACCTGCCTTGTCTTCTGTTACTGTGAACTCGACTGCCTGCAGACGGAAAGTGACAATGGGACAATAATGGAAAGTCACACTCACTCAGCCTCGGAATTATTGAGAATCCGTCCAGCTCCCAGCAACCTTACTTGGTTTCTCCAaatctttttgtttgtttgtttcttcttttctcggccccatcttctccttctccttctccttctccttcttctccttcttctctcttcttcttcttcttcttcttcttcttcttcttcttcttcttcttcttcttcttcttcttcttcttcttcttcttcttcttcttcttcttcttcttcttcttcttcttcttcttcttcttcttcttcttcttcttcttcttcttcttcttcttcttcttcttcttcttcttcttcttcttcttcttcttcttcttcttcttcttcttcttcttcttcttcttcttcttcttcttcttcttcttcttcttcttcttcttcttcttcttcttcttcttcttcttcttcttcttcttcttcttcttcttcttcttcttcttcttcttcttcttcttcttcttcttcttcttcttcttcttcttcttcttcttcttcatcatcatcttcttcttcttctgcagcaATGTCGTATGCAGGCCCTCACCATCCAATGATCTGTCCAAATACACTGTTGCTAATCTGTATTTATATAGAGACGAACCACATTTCTGGGGCCGCGCCTCCAACGCCCGCCACCATCACCCCCTCTAAGTGAGTCTTGAATTGATGGATGTGAATAGCTTCGTTTTACTGACGGCATATCAGTCTTGAGGAAGGTGTTTCCTCTGCTCTCCCCCCGCACCCTCCGCAGCCGCCCCATTCgcgccatcaccgccgacACCACGAAAGACTAGTTGTTTTTTGTGTGAGTGTTTTTCCTGTGGTATGCTTTAGTAGTTAGCTATTTTACTGATTTAAAATTTTCAGGACTGGCACAATATATAGGGTGACATTGTGGGTCGCGGCCATTGAGGCCATTTTCATGATAACCCGTGGTTTTCTTCAATAGACATAATTACAGTAAACATAATTATTTTTAGGGAGCCATTATGCAGCATCCGAGTTCTGTTATCTAACACcctaaaaataaagagagaagttaTGTATCTAGTACCCCGATTATGTTAtttagcactccagctgtagttactactgctactactgctactactgctactactgctactactgctactactgctactactgctactactgctactactgctactactgctactactgctactactgctactactgctactactgctactactgcttttaTATGTACCTATTTAGTGGTTGTGCATTTTAATATGTAGACTAGCTGCCTTGTTGTGCTACagctggggtgttggataataagattggggtgctggataacttctccctATTTTTAATGCAACGATCGATTGGCTTTGTGCAGTGACTGTTATTGTGGCTACGCGCCATCCCCCTCATGCCTCGTCATAATGAGAATACCAATCCCACCAAGAGTATATTTACATTTGCGTCGGGCCGATCCCTCTGGACATATAAACCAAATGCACAACACATGATGCAAAGTTTCAACTCACCAAAGCCAGCTACTTGACGGA is a window from the Trichoderma atroviride chromosome 5, complete sequence genome containing:
- a CDS encoding uncharacterized protein (TransMembrane:1 (o15-34i)), translated to MLNQHIPLDEMNDGILNAAVFGQIMVDSWVYSAAKKISKDQRGRYKSDKPKLDLPSKLVGGTLRTWLTLRSLCLHRTPCFPSNHRRGRSVAVCADDAGTALAVKSAVVVTVDKILDASTGQVRISALVSVTFHGQAEKRRCRSLV